The following are encoded in a window of bacterium genomic DNA:
- a CDS encoding glycoside hydrolase family 1 protein, with protein MTIVVLVASAVLLFYLLSLLRWQHKYPELRWDWDHIDTKRIRFPQHFLWGVATSAHQVEGGCDNNNWSAWEQSVDASGQPRIKQGQRAGRACEHWQRYREDIQLMKALGVQAYRFSVEWSKIEPRPGEFDEAALQHYREVCAALQAENLQPVVTLHHFTHPQWFDALGAFEKEENLPLFVRFAEKVFAALHERVQWWCTINEPEVYAAQGFFMGVFPPGKREAQATGLVLKNLLEAHTQVYHALKKLPGGEQAQIGLAKNLFQFDPLRYWHWGDWAVTRALNRLFNDSIFSYFNSGEFRFKLPGIVNLRHRNLGAQPALDFIGLNYYSHFHVKLQWNRHQPFAFALPPNQTMTDMAYAVYPEGFYRAVKEIAQLGVPIYVTENGIADSRDDRRELFIRRYLYALICAMQEGYDVRGYFYWSLLDNFEWTEGYEMKFGLYEVDFATQARRLREGARCFAEIVQSSRAGAGPQR; from the coding sequence TTGACTATTGTCGTGCTTGTTGCCTCAGCCGTGTTGCTGTTTTATCTCCTCAGTCTGCTGCGCTGGCAGCACAAATATCCCGAGCTGCGCTGGGATTGGGATCACATCGACACCAAGCGGATCCGATTTCCGCAGCATTTTCTGTGGGGCGTTGCCACTTCCGCGCACCAAGTGGAAGGCGGGTGCGACAACAACAACTGGAGTGCCTGGGAGCAGTCGGTGGATGCGTCCGGCCAGCCGCGCATCAAGCAGGGCCAGCGCGCCGGCCGGGCGTGCGAGCACTGGCAGCGCTATCGCGAAGACATTCAACTCATGAAGGCGCTGGGCGTGCAGGCTTACCGCTTTTCGGTGGAATGGAGCAAGATCGAGCCCCGGCCGGGCGAATTCGACGAGGCCGCGCTGCAGCATTACCGTGAGGTGTGCGCCGCGCTGCAGGCGGAGAATCTGCAGCCGGTCGTGACCCTGCACCACTTCACCCACCCGCAGTGGTTCGATGCGCTCGGCGCTTTCGAGAAGGAGGAAAATCTGCCGCTGTTCGTGCGCTTCGCGGAGAAAGTCTTTGCGGCCTTGCACGAGCGCGTGCAATGGTGGTGCACCATCAACGAGCCGGAAGTGTACGCCGCGCAAGGCTTCTTCATGGGCGTGTTTCCGCCGGGCAAACGCGAGGCGCAAGCCACCGGGCTGGTGCTCAAGAATTTACTCGAAGCGCACACGCAGGTCTATCATGCTTTGAAGAAGCTGCCGGGCGGCGAGCAGGCCCAAATTGGACTGGCCAAAAACCTGTTTCAATTCGATCCCTTGCGCTATTGGCATTGGGGCGACTGGGCGGTGACGCGGGCCTTGAACCGTCTGTTCAACGACTCGATCTTTTCGTATTTCAATTCCGGCGAATTCCGCTTCAAGCTGCCGGGGATCGTGAATCTGCGGCATCGCAATCTCGGTGCGCAGCCCGCGCTGGATTTCATCGGCCTGAACTACTATTCCCACTTTCACGTCAAGCTGCAGTGGAATCGCCACCAGCCGTTTGCCTTCGCCTTGCCGCCCAACCAGACCATGACCGACATGGCGTATGCCGTCTATCCCGAGGGATTCTATCGCGCGGTGAAAGAGATCGCGCAACTGGGCGTGCCCATTTATGTGACGGAGAACGGCATTGCCGACAGCCGCGACGATCGGCGTGAGCTGTTCATCCGGCGCTACCTCTATGCCCTGATCTGCGCCATGCAGGAGGGTTATGACGTGCGCGGCTATTTCTACTGGTCGCTGCTCGACAACTTCGAATGGACGGAAGGCTACGAAATGAAATTCGGCCTGTACGAGGTCGACTTTGCCACGCAAGCACGGCGCCTGCGGGAAGGCGCGCGCTGCTTTGCCGAGATTGTGCAGAGCAGCCGGGCAGGAGCAGGGCCTCAGCGGTGA